One window of Chamaesiphon minutus PCC 6605 genomic DNA carries:
- the ilvB gene encoding biosynthetic-type acetolactate synthase large subunit — protein sequence MEVATTQPLPTLPALAQRQTGAYALLDSLHRHGVQHIFGYPGGAILPIYDEIYRFEAAGKIEHILVRHEQGAAHAADGYARATGQVGVCFATSGPGATNLVTGIATAQMDSIPMVVVTGQVPSTTIGTDAFQETDIYGITLPIVKHSYVVRDPADMARIVAEAFYIASSGRPGVVLIDVPKDIGAKMCDYTPVSPGNVKLPGYKPTVRGNPRQINQAVQLIAKSRQPLLYVGGGAISASAHEEVKQLAELFQIPVTTTLMGKGAFNEIHPLSVGMLGMHGTAYANWAVTDCDLLIAVGARFDDRVTGKLEEFASTAKVIHIDIDPAEVGKNRTPDVPIVGDIKQVLIQLLQRVRELGLGGNSQQTRPWLDTIDGWRNDNPLVAPSYEGLLAPQEVVVECRRQAPDAYYTTDVGQHQMWAAQFLNNLPRHWISSAGLGTMGFGVPAAMGVQKALPNEQVICISGDASFQMNLQELGTLKQYGLNVKIVIINNGWQGMVRQWQEAFYEENYSSSEMAPSQPDFMLLAQAYGIKGMSVNNREDLPDAIAAMLAHDGPVLLNAQVKRNENCYPMVPSGKSNAEMVGLAKPKRSSSGAFAIHCRSCGAIHTVHHKFCPDCGSQQ from the coding sequence ATTGAAGTAGCAACTACCCAACCATTGCCAACTCTGCCCGCGCTCGCTCAACGTCAAACTGGGGCGTATGCACTGCTCGACAGTTTACACCGTCATGGCGTCCAGCATATTTTTGGCTATCCCGGCGGCGCGATCTTGCCGATCTACGACGAAATTTATCGCTTTGAAGCCGCAGGCAAGATCGAGCATATCCTCGTCCGTCACGAACAAGGTGCCGCCCATGCTGCCGACGGTTACGCCCGCGCTACGGGCCAAGTTGGGGTCTGTTTTGCTACTTCTGGCCCTGGAGCCACCAACCTGGTAACGGGTATCGCTACAGCACAAATGGACTCGATTCCGATGGTCGTTGTCACCGGACAAGTCCCCAGCACGACGATCGGTACCGACGCCTTTCAGGAAACCGATATCTACGGAATTACCCTCCCCATCGTCAAACATTCCTATGTCGTCCGCGACCCCGCTGACATGGCGCGCATCGTCGCCGAAGCCTTTTACATCGCCTCCTCCGGTCGTCCCGGCGTCGTCTTGATCGACGTACCCAAAGATATCGGCGCGAAAATGTGCGACTATACCCCCGTCTCACCGGGCAACGTCAAACTACCTGGCTACAAGCCGACAGTACGCGGCAATCCCCGCCAAATCAACCAAGCCGTCCAACTAATCGCCAAAAGTCGCCAGCCCTTACTCTACGTCGGCGGCGGTGCAATTTCGGCCAGCGCGCATGAAGAAGTCAAACAACTAGCCGAACTCTTCCAAATTCCCGTCACCACCACCCTCATGGGCAAAGGTGCCTTTAACGAAATCCACCCCCTCTCCGTCGGCATGTTGGGAATGCACGGCACTGCGTATGCTAACTGGGCAGTTACCGATTGCGACCTCCTAATCGCTGTCGGCGCGCGCTTCGACGATCGAGTTACGGGTAAACTCGAAGAATTTGCCTCGACAGCCAAAGTCATCCACATCGATATCGACCCCGCCGAAGTCGGCAAAAACCGCACCCCTGATGTGCCAATTGTCGGCGATATCAAACAAGTTCTGATTCAACTCCTCCAACGCGTGCGCGAACTAGGTTTGGGTGGCAATTCCCAACAAACCAGACCTTGGTTAGACACGATCGACGGTTGGCGCAATGATAATCCCCTAGTAGCCCCCAGCTACGAAGGTTTACTCGCACCCCAAGAAGTCGTCGTCGAATGTCGCCGTCAAGCCCCAGATGCCTACTACACCACCGATGTCGGTCAACACCAAATGTGGGCGGCACAATTCCTCAATAACCTCCCCCGCCACTGGATTTCGAGTGCGGGTCTAGGCACCATGGGGTTTGGCGTCCCCGCCGCCATGGGCGTCCAAAAAGCCCTTCCCAACGAGCAAGTCATCTGTATCAGCGGCGATGCCAGCTTCCAAATGAATCTCCAGGAACTCGGCACCCTCAAACAATACGGCCTGAATGTCAAAATCGTCATCATCAACAATGGCTGGCAAGGCATGGTCAGACAGTGGCAAGAAGCCTTTTATGAGGAAAACTACTCTTCCTCCGAAATGGCACCCTCACAGCCCGATTTCATGCTGTTAGCGCAAGCTTATGGGATTAAAGGGATGAGCGTCAATAATCGCGAAGACTTGCCAGACGCGATCGCGGCCATGCTCGCTCACGATGGCCCCGTCTTGCTCAATGCCCAAGTCAAGCGCAACGAAAACTGTTACCCAATGGTACCTTCAGGTAAATCCAATGCCGAAATGGTCGGACTCGCCAAGCCCAAGCGATCGAGTTCGGGAGCCTTTGCGATTCATTGCCGCAGTTGCGGCGCGATCCATACCGTACATCACAAGTTCTGTCCCGATTGCGGTAGTCAGCAGTAA
- a CDS encoding NADPH-dependent FMN reductase, with the protein MVKILAISGSLRSNSSNTNILRSMMELAADRIELSIYDGMGELPHFNPELDDELAMATVRDWRTQLQAADGILFCTPEYAHGVPGSLKNALDWIVASGEFMHKLTAVISASPAPDGGAKANAALVQTLRVMMAEIADDSILCIPAVYNKFNDRAELTDLETERALMSLLASLVNEIDLQAIS; encoded by the coding sequence GTGGTAAAAATTCTGGCTATCTCTGGCAGCTTGCGGTCTAATTCTAGCAATACTAATATTTTGCGATCGATGATGGAGTTAGCAGCCGATCGCATCGAGCTGTCAATTTATGATGGCATGGGCGAGCTGCCACATTTTAATCCCGAACTCGATGACGAGTTGGCAATGGCGACGGTGCGAGATTGGCGCACTCAACTTCAAGCGGCTGATGGCATCCTGTTTTGTACGCCTGAATACGCACATGGCGTACCTGGCTCGCTTAAAAATGCGCTCGACTGGATCGTGGCTTCGGGGGAATTTATGCACAAACTTACGGCTGTCATCAGTGCGTCGCCAGCTCCAGATGGCGGTGCCAAAGCCAATGCGGCACTCGTACAGACGCTTAGAGTGATGATGGCCGAGATTGCTGACGACTCGATTTTGTGTATTCCGGCTGTTTATAATAAATTTAACGATCGAGCCGAGCTGACGGATCTAGAGACAGAGCGGGCACTAATGTCGCTCTTAGCTAGTTTGGTGAATGAGATCGATCTTCAAGCGATCTCTTAG
- a CDS encoding DUF6825 family protein: protein MTKPSLNSFFVGRALAQSLNDKLGETLTYTLSELGKINAEQGEKLRQFTLEVIERAARETTNAGGNTTTVSTDGRTVDVQETIDELRAEIARLRAEIQAHRHQVNS from the coding sequence ATGACAAAACCATCACTAAATAGTTTTTTTGTCGGTCGCGCTTTAGCTCAGAGCCTCAATGACAAACTAGGCGAGACTTTGACCTATACCTTGAGCGAATTAGGCAAAATTAACGCCGAACAAGGCGAAAAACTGCGCCAGTTTACCTTAGAAGTCATCGAACGTGCCGCCAGAGAGACGACTAACGCTGGTGGGAATACTACTACAGTATCGACAGATGGGCGCACCGTCGATGTTCAAGAAACGATCGACGAACTCAGAGCGGAAATTGCCAGACTCAGAGCCGAAATTCAAGCACATCGCCATCAAGTTAATAGCTAG
- a CDS encoding MotA/TolQ/ExbB proton channel family protein has protein sequence MDARELFEKGGPTMWPLFALSILSLATILERLWFWFKTTRREEELVERVLEASANDEWDTAAQIAKQERNRKPIGRFLYAPLKRTNPDPETFKLALEASAEEELATMRKGDKTLESIVALAPLLGLLGTVLGLIRSLSGIRLGDLGTAAGSTVTLGISESLISTATGMVVAIVSLGFFRLFQGLISGQIRIFRSAGNQLELLYREHWLNTQGKPLDRSDTEFIK, from the coding sequence ATGGATGCTAGAGAACTGTTTGAAAAAGGTGGCCCCACCATGTGGCCATTATTTGCCCTATCAATTTTATCCTTAGCGACTATTTTGGAACGGCTGTGGTTTTGGTTTAAAACGACTAGGCGAGAGGAAGAACTAGTCGAACGCGTCCTCGAAGCTAGTGCCAACGACGAGTGGGATACCGCCGCTCAGATTGCCAAACAAGAGCGCAATCGCAAACCCATCGGTAGATTTTTGTACGCACCGCTCAAACGGACGAATCCCGATCCGGAAACATTCAAACTCGCGCTCGAAGCGTCCGCAGAGGAAGAGTTAGCAACAATGCGTAAAGGCGACAAGACTTTAGAGTCGATTGTGGCATTGGCTCCATTATTAGGATTACTCGGTACGGTACTCGGTTTGATTCGCTCGCTCAGTGGGATTAGATTAGGCGATCTCGGCACTGCGGCAGGTTCTACCGTAACACTGGGGATTAGCGAATCATTGATTTCTACAGCGACTGGCATGGTAGTGGCGATCGTCAGCCTCGGCTTTTTTCGACTTTTTCAAGGGCTAATATCCGGTCAAATTAGAATATTTCGCTCGGCGGGAAATCAGTTAGAATTATTATACCGCGAGCATTGGCTCAATACTCAAGGTAAGCCCCTCGATCGCTCAGACACAGAATTTATCAAGTAA